Proteins encoded together in one Hyla sarda isolate aHylSar1 unplaced genomic scaffold, aHylSar1.hap1 scaffold_2003, whole genome shotgun sequence window:
- the LOC130317626 gene encoding uncharacterized protein LOC130317626, protein MAESNLETPRLGLGEPVTADVSNMDKYGPSRDAKAQTVFNDFVTTTVNVVPPDMLAITRQLENLMIKETKTWWDNKTLTTYLEKNIVPRGLRLKKRPIKTYSQGFITKWDSALLECSAKLMTYIVEEESLELASMQQEMEGLRTQLAMYKEHKDFASVEQAALEKLDSVENSIMDIKKSKFQRDILDYNKDQVFSWHLNKGDNPDTPRSILRTPRSRSKRRNHPRSRSARKVSFSDPESSQEENTGAQYSSAQQQKKKLTSIAAPSKELGAIPKNRLGQTDSLKGQKQGELDANIEERRYPLRSLLVPR, encoded by the coding sequence ATGGCTGAATCTAATTTGGAAACGCCAAGGCTAGGACTGGGGGAACCTGTAACCGCTGATGTGAGTAATATGGACAAATATGGTCCGAGCAGAGATGCGAAAGCTCAAACAGTGTTCAATGATTTTGTAACAACCACGGTTAACGTGGTTCCCCCTGACATGCTTGCCATTACAAGACAGTTGGAGAATCTCATGATTAAAGAGACGAAGACCTGGTGGGATAACAAAACTCTCACTACATATTTAGAAAAGAACATTGTTCCAAGGGGTCTCAGACTGAAAAAAAGACCCATAAAAACATACTCACAGGGATTCATCACCAAATGGGACTCCGCATTGCTGGAATGTTCAGCCAAACTTATGACATATATTGTGGAGGAAGAATCCCTGGAATTAGCCAGTATGCAGCAAGAAATGGAGGGCCTTAGGACCCAGCTGGCTATGTACAAAGAGCACAAGGATTTTGCCAGCGTGGAACAAGCAGCATTGGAGAAACTAGACAGTGTGGAAAACTCCATAATGGacattaaaaaaagtaaatttcAAAGAGATATTCTGGACTACAACAAAGATCAAGTGTTCTCGTGGCATCTTAATAAAGGGGACAATCCAGACACACCGCGTTCTATTTTACGCACACCACGATCCAGATCCAAACGCAGAAATCATCCAAGGTCCCGATCTGCAAGGAAAGTGAGCTTTTCAGaccctgaaagttcccaagaggaaAACACAGGTGCACAATACTCATCAGCACAGCAACAGAAAAAGAAACTAACATCGATTGCCGCACCATCTAAAGAACTTGGAGCTATTCCAAAAAACCGTCTGGGCCAGACCGACAGCCTAAAGGGTCAAAAACAAGGAGAGCTGGACGCaaacatagaagaaagaagatatcCCCTGCGCTCGCTACTGGTTCCGAGATAA